The DNA window TCCAAAAGGAATATCATTAGCCATTTGTAGGGCTTCAGTATCATTTTTAGCAACCATTACCATTCCCAATGGCCCAAATAGCTCTTCCTGTAAAATAGGATTTCCTTCTTTTACTCTGATTAATCCAGGATTAAATTCATGATCAGAAATTCTTTCAAGAGGGATAATAATTTCAGCTCCGTTTTCTAAAGCTTTATTAAACTGCTTTTCCAGATCATCAGCAAGATCAGGTCTTGCCATACCACTGATCTTGGTTTCTTTATCCATTGGATCAGCTGGAATAAATTTCTTATATGCTTCAATGAATTTTGGCATAAACTCATCTTCAATCTTTTCATCAATAATAAATCTTTTTGCCGCAACACAGGTCTGTCCACAATTTTGAAGTCTTGCCTGGGCACCCACTTGTGCAGCCTTATCCAGATCAGCATCATCCAGAACAATAAAAGCATCACTACCTCCTAATTCGAGCACAGATTTTTTGATATTCAGTCCTGCTATTGAGGCTACTTCTCCCCCTGCTCTTCCACTACCTGTTAAGCTTACTCCTTTTACAGCATCGTGCTCCAGAATTTCTTTTACTTCTTTATGACCTACCTCCAGATTTTGAAAAATACCTTCCGGAAAACCTGCTTCCAAAAAGACCTGTTCAATGGCATTGCCACTTCCAAAACAAATAGAAGCATGTTTTAATACAACAGTATTTCCAGATAAAATAGCTGGAGTAGCAAATCTTAGTACCTGCCAAAAGGGGAAATTCCATGGCATTACACCTAAAATAACTCCTTTCGGAATATAATGTACTTCAGAAAATTTATATTCAGATTCTATTTTCTCAGGTTTTAGGATATTTTCGGCATCAGCATAATAATTCATCATTAAAGCAGATTTTTCAACCTCAGCGATTGATTGTGAAATTGGTTTATTCATTTCTCTGGTAATGATTTCTCCAAATTTCTCTGAATTTGCCTTTAGCACTTCTGCAGCTTTTGCAAGTAATTTTTGTCTTTCTTCAAAGGGTACTTTTTTCCATTCTGAAAAAGCCTTATCTGCCTTAATAAGTTTATTTTCAATTGATTGTTCCATAATGTAATTTTTGTTTCAAATTCAAAATAATGAATTAGAATGCTTTATTGGTAAAGCATGGATGAAAGCAACAAATTTTGTTCCTTTAGGTTAAATAAAATAATGATTTTCTCTA is part of the Chryseobacterium paludis genome and encodes:
- a CDS encoding aldehyde dehydrogenase family protein, which produces MEQSIENKLIKADKAFSEWKKVPFEERQKLLAKAAEVLKANSEKFGEIITREMNKPISQSIAEVEKSALMMNYYADAENILKPEKIESEYKFSEVHYIPKGVILGVMPWNFPFWQVLRFATPAILSGNTVVLKHASICFGSGNAIEQVFLEAGFPEGIFQNLEVGHKEVKEILEHDAVKGVSLTGSGRAGGEVASIAGLNIKKSVLELGGSDAFIVLDDADLDKAAQVGAQARLQNCGQTCVAAKRFIIDEKIEDEFMPKFIEAYKKFIPADPMDKETKISGMARPDLADDLEKQFNKALENGAEIIIPLERISDHEFNPGLIRVKEGNPILQEELFGPLGMVMVAKNDTEALQMANDIPFGLSNSVWTKNNDRQMFFIENLESGTVNINRMTSSDPRFPFGGTKASGYGTELSLIALKEFVTPKTIVGN